A genome region from Gammaproteobacteria bacterium includes the following:
- a CDS encoding Hsp20/alpha crystallin family protein, which yields MLATIHRDPWNLVNQWRRDIDRVLGGLDDSVSPAGEVTAAAWAPAVDIKEEDGAYVLHADVPGVDPKDIELDMENGVLTLRGERKSETIEDKHNYRRVERVTGRFYRRFLLPDTADAENISAKSLNGVLEVRIPKQAKVLPRRITVSN from the coding sequence ATGTTAGCGACAATTCATCGTGATCCCTGGAATCTGGTCAATCAGTGGCGGCGCGACATCGACCGCGTGCTTGGTGGCCTGGACGACAGTGTGTCGCCGGCCGGCGAAGTGACGGCGGCGGCCTGGGCGCCAGCGGTCGATATCAAGGAAGAGGACGGGGCTTATGTTCTGCACGCGGACGTGCCGGGCGTAGATCCGAAGGACATCGAGCTCGACATGGAAAATGGTGTGCTCACCCTGCGCGGCGAGCGCAAGTCGGAGACCATCGAAGACAAGCACAACTATCGCCGCGTCGAGCGCGTAACCGGCCGGTTTTACCGCCGGTTCCTGTTGCCGGATACGGCCGATGCGGAGAACATTTCGGCCAAATCCTTAAACGGCGTGCTGGAAGTCCGCATCCCCAAACAGGCGAAGGTATTGCCGCGCCGCATCACAGTGAGCAACTGA
- a CDS encoding type II toxin-antitoxin system VapC family toxin, with protein MTSFLLDTNTISHLVKGHPALARRITTSPMAALGMSAITAGELLFGLAKRPGAKRLHTAVRELLRRVDVLPWNHAVAERYGFVRADMERQGNVLAALDMLIAAHALEVGAVLVTNDGAFRQVAGLNIEDWTKGRLKKR; from the coding sequence GTGACATCTTTCCTGCTGGATACCAACACAATCAGCCACCTGGTAAAGGGCCATCCCGCGCTGGCCCGGCGTATCACGACTTCGCCCATGGCCGCGCTGGGTATGTCAGCCATTACCGCGGGTGAATTGTTGTTCGGGCTGGCGAAGCGCCCTGGCGCAAAGCGGCTGCATACGGCGGTGAGGGAGCTGTTGCGGCGCGTTGACGTGCTGCCCTGGAATCACGCCGTGGCGGAGCGTTATGGGTTTGTGCGGGCCGACATGGAACGCCAAGGCAATGTATTGGCAGCGCTCGACATGCTGATTGCGGCGCACGCTCTGGAAGTGGGCGCGGTCCTGGTCACGAATGACGGCGCTTTCCGCCAGGTCGCCGGGCTGAATATCGAGGATTGGACAAAAGGGCGTCTCAAAAAACGGTAG
- a CDS encoding AbrB/MazE/SpoVT family DNA-binding domain-containing protein, with translation MSDVAKLFTNGRSQAVRLPAAYRFDSREVYIRRDPETGDVILSRKPENWDDFFAALRDAEVPDDFLSEQERNQSAPDRDPFEGGRE, from the coding sequence ATGAGCGATGTAGCAAAGCTGTTTACCAACGGCCGCAGCCAGGCGGTGCGCCTGCCGGCGGCCTATCGTTTTGACAGTCGGGAGGTATACATACGCCGCGATCCGGAGACCGGGGACGTGATCCTCTCACGCAAGCCCGAGAACTGGGATGACTTCTTTGCCGCGCTCAGGGATGCCGAAGTACCGGACGACTTCTTGAGCGAACAGGAGCGCAACCAGTCCGCGCCGGATCGGGACCCCTTCGAGGGCGGGCGCGAGTGA